Proteins encoded in a region of the Deinococcus hopiensis KR-140 genome:
- a CDS encoding ParB/RepB/Spo0J family partition protein, which yields MTRKRPVREDLSGLLGKSAELLQPKPATHTLPVAALHPTAAQPRRSFDGAGLASLAASLREQGVLQPLLVRPVEGGHEIVAGERRWRAAQLAGLTEVPVIIRELNDRESRAAALVENLQRENLNVIDEVDAKLDLVALTLDLPREEARPRLMQLLREAPGADHEAVSRLFGVFGETWEAFAKNKLRILKWPEAILGALRSGLPFTLAGVVAAAPEEHHADLLRLAQSGASRVELQAEVARLKAAAQLPAPHVHRAVQIGKQLSSRRLLTRLQPADVKALELWLDKMPQSVRQALEQSGG from the coding sequence ATGACCCGCAAGCGGCCTGTCCGCGAGGACCTCAGCGGCCTGCTCGGCAAGTCGGCCGAGTTGCTCCAGCCCAAGCCGGCCACGCATACCCTGCCCGTCGCAGCCCTTCACCCCACTGCGGCGCAGCCCCGCCGGTCCTTCGACGGGGCGGGGCTCGCCAGCCTGGCGGCGAGTCTTCGGGAGCAGGGCGTGCTCCAGCCCCTCCTTGTGCGCCCCGTGGAAGGTGGTCACGAGATCGTGGCGGGCGAGCGGCGCTGGCGGGCGGCGCAGCTGGCCGGGTTAACGGAGGTGCCCGTGATCATCCGCGAATTGAATGACCGAGAGTCGCGTGCCGCCGCCCTCGTGGAGAACCTTCAGCGGGAGAACTTGAACGTCATCGACGAGGTGGACGCCAAGCTTGACCTGGTGGCCCTGACCCTCGATCTTCCCCGCGAGGAGGCCCGTCCTCGCCTCATGCAGCTGCTGCGTGAGGCGCCAGGGGCAGACCACGAGGCGGTCTCCCGCCTGTTCGGCGTGTTCGGCGAGACGTGGGAAGCCTTCGCCAAGAACAAGCTCCGTATCCTGAAATGGCCAGAGGCCATCCTCGGTGCGCTGCGGTCAGGCCTGCCCTTCACCCTCGCGGGCGTGGTCGCTGCCGCGCCGGAAGAGCACCACGCCGACCTGCTACGGCTTGCCCAGAGTGGAGCAAGCCGGGTGGAGCTGCAAGCGGAGGTGGCCCGTCTCAAGGCCGCCGCCCAGCTCCCAGCTCCGCACGTCCACCGGGCGGTGCAGATTGGCAAGCAGCTCTCCAGCCGCCGCCTGCTCACCCGGTTGCAGCCTGCGGACGTCAAGGCCCTGGAACTGTGGCTCGACAAGATGCCGCAGAGCGTCCGCCAGGCCCTGGAGCAAAGCGGGGGCTAA
- a CDS encoding MFS transporter — MPSLGGLRGYTVIWTGQFFSSLGANMTAFALSLWLWERTGSATALATVPFIVFLPLIFITPLVGALVDRWNQHLKRVMMIGDAARLLTSLVLLALLSSGHLALPWLYLLIFVEAALGAFQWPADSAATTVMLRQEDYARAGGIQSVVGSASTILAPVLGALLYKQVGLSGLVLLDLLGSLVALLTLVPVIVPRPPRGQARGAAPANLWHEALYGFRFILASPHLLTLQLVFLFGNLINGLTMALFTPLILARSGNNAGALATTQMAGGIGGVLVGLTIAGWGGPKRRIHGVLIGWTISMTAILVNGLAQSVWPWVLGALIGALGAPVTNSSNQAIWQSKTPADIQGKVFAARRVIAMLALPLSTLVAGPLVDRWLNPAMLPGGSLAPIFGRVVGSGPGAGISLLFVFVGLFGLLVMLGMYGVRHVRDVEQLVPDVQELPACDHSAAGLDLPAATPRPTSS, encoded by the coding sequence ATGCCTTCTCTTGGTGGCCTGCGCGGCTATACGGTGATCTGGACCGGTCAGTTTTTCAGCTCTCTGGGTGCCAACATGACGGCCTTCGCGCTGTCATTGTGGTTGTGGGAGCGAACGGGCAGCGCGACTGCCCTGGCAACGGTGCCCTTCATCGTCTTTCTGCCCCTGATTTTCATCACGCCCCTCGTTGGGGCACTGGTTGACCGCTGGAACCAGCACTTGAAGCGGGTCATGATGATTGGCGACGCTGCCCGGCTCCTGACCAGCCTGGTTCTACTGGCCCTCCTCTCCTCAGGCCACCTCGCGCTGCCCTGGTTGTACCTCCTGATCTTCGTTGAAGCGGCGCTCGGTGCCTTTCAGTGGCCCGCCGATTCTGCCGCGACCACCGTGATGCTTCGTCAGGAGGATTACGCCCGTGCAGGTGGCATTCAGAGCGTGGTGGGGTCGGCGAGCACCATCCTCGCGCCGGTCCTGGGAGCGCTGCTGTACAAGCAGGTGGGCCTGAGCGGCCTCGTCCTGCTCGACCTTCTGGGCAGCCTGGTGGCGCTCCTGACCTTGGTGCCCGTGATCGTGCCCAGACCGCCCCGGGGCCAGGCCCGTGGGGCAGCACCAGCAAACCTTTGGCATGAAGCGTTGTACGGCTTCCGGTTTATCCTCGCCAGTCCGCATCTTCTGACCCTGCAACTCGTTTTTCTGTTCGGCAACCTGATAAATGGCCTGACAATGGCGTTGTTCACTCCTCTGATTCTTGCCCGGAGTGGCAACAACGCCGGCGCGCTGGCCACCACCCAGATGGCGGGCGGCATCGGTGGCGTGCTGGTTGGGCTGACCATTGCGGGTTGGGGGGGACCGAAGCGCCGAATCCACGGTGTGTTGATCGGGTGGACCATCAGCATGACGGCCATATTGGTCAACGGCCTGGCGCAGAGCGTATGGCCCTGGGTACTGGGAGCACTCATTGGCGCTCTTGGGGCACCGGTGACGAACAGCAGCAATCAGGCCATCTGGCAGAGCAAGACACCCGCGGACATACAGGGCAAGGTCTTCGCCGCGCGGCGGGTGATCGCGATGCTTGCGCTGCCGCTCTCGACATTGGTTGCAGGGCCGCTTGTGGACCGGTGGCTGAATCCCGCGATGCTCCCGGGAGGATCGCTGGCCCCCATCTTTGGTCGCGTCGTGGGAAGTGGACCGGGAGCGGGGATAAGCCTTCTCTTCGTCTTCGTTGGATTGTTCGGCCTCCTGGTGATGCTCGGGATGTACGGCGTACGTCACGTCCGCGACGTGGAGCAACTCGTTCCAGACGTTCAAGAGCTTCCAGCGTGTGACCACTCAGCGGCGGGGCTGGACTTGCCCGCAGCAACACCACGGCCCACTTCATCTTGA
- the iscB gene encoding RNA-guided endonuclease IscB → MPCTPKRARTLLEAGRAAVFRRAPFTIILKAETGRVSQPLALKIDPGSKTTGLALVLKGKTGKQCIWGTELAHRRPAIKPKLQARRSLRASRRNRTLRHRPARFLNRTRPTGWLPPSLMHRVLTTVSWARRLDRFTSLDSFSIELVSFDTQKLMNPDIQGQAYQKGTLFGTELRAYLLHLWDGKCAYCEKKGEEVEHLVPRSRAGSDRISNLVLSCRKCNELKGKRTLEEFLTKKLTLLKRIREQQQVSL, encoded by the coding sequence ATGCCCTGCACACCAAAACGGGCCAGGACGCTCCTCGAAGCCGGAAGAGCCGCTGTGTTCAGACGCGCCCCTTTCACCATCATCCTCAAAGCCGAAACGGGACGCGTCTCCCAACCTCTGGCCCTGAAGATTGATCCTGGAAGCAAGACCACCGGTCTTGCATTGGTCCTCAAAGGCAAGACTGGCAAACAATGCATCTGGGGTACCGAACTGGCCCACCGCCGCCCCGCCATCAAACCAAAACTCCAGGCCAGAAGGAGTCTCCGGGCCTCCCGGCGCAACCGCACACTCCGGCACCGACCCGCGCGCTTCCTGAACCGCACCAGGCCCACCGGTTGGCTGCCACCTTCGTTGATGCACCGCGTTCTCACCACCGTTTCCTGGGCAAGACGACTGGACCGCTTCACTTCCCTGGATTCATTCAGCATAGAACTGGTCTCCTTCGACACCCAGAAGCTGATGAACCCGGACATCCAGGGACAGGCCTACCAGAAAGGCACCCTGTTCGGCACCGAGCTCCGCGCGTACCTCCTGCATCTATGGGACGGAAAGTGCGCGTACTGCGAGAAGAAAGGCGAGGAAGTCGAGCACCTTGTTCCCCGCAGCCGGGCAGGCAGTGACCGCATCAGCAACCTGGTCCTCTCCTGCCGCAAGTGCAATGAACTCAAAGGCAAGCGCACCCTCGAAGAATTCCTGACAAAGAAACTGACCCTGCTCAAACGCATTCGGGAACAACAGCAGGTCAGCCTCTAA
- a CDS encoding WGxxGxxG family protein produces MKQEAKTTLLALALGFASMPALAQDNAAETTTTNATTQNDDGGMDWSWLGLLGLAGLAGLRRKEPAVVRRDQTTTTQR; encoded by the coding sequence ATGAAACAAGAAGCGAAAACAACCCTACTGGCGCTGGCCCTCGGCTTTGCCTCAATGCCTGCTCTGGCCCAGGACAACGCGGCGGAAACCACCACGACCAACGCGACCACGCAAAACGATGATGGCGGCATGGACTGGAGCTGGCTTGGCCTGCTGGGCCTTGCTGGACTGGCAGGACTGCGCCGGAAAGAACCTGCTGTGGTTCGCCGCGACCAGACGACAACGACTCAGCGCTAA
- a CDS encoding response regulator produces MTDVLLVEDHGADVELVREAVASFEGEVTLHVVQDGDEALRFLRRVGAYAGVSPVQLVLLDANTPRMNACQVLTELRADAATRELPVVVFSSSARLKDIQACTEAGASGYAVTPSDFLGFVMVVHGFLQDWRKAVAHPDGLTDLPRR; encoded by the coding sequence TTGACTGACGTCCTGCTGGTAGAAGACCACGGCGCGGACGTCGAGCTGGTGCGGGAAGCCGTCGCGAGCTTCGAGGGGGAGGTGACGCTCCACGTGGTTCAGGATGGCGACGAAGCCTTACGATTCCTGCGGCGTGTGGGGGCGTATGCCGGCGTTTCCCCGGTGCAGCTGGTGCTGCTCGACGCCAACACACCGCGCATGAACGCCTGTCAAGTCCTCACAGAACTCCGGGCAGACGCAGCGACGCGCGAGCTGCCCGTTGTGGTGTTCAGCAGTTCTGCCCGCCTCAAGGATATTCAGGCGTGTACGGAGGCGGGTGCCAGCGGATACGCCGTCACGCCCAGCGACTTTCTCGGATTCGTGATGGTCGTGCACGGGTTCTTGCAAGACTGGAGGAAAGCCGTGGCTCACCCTGACGGTCTCACGGACCTCCCCCGGCGCTGA
- a CDS encoding PAS domain S-box protein: MPPESRVSAPHSTTSYLDVLFEQARTAHALYSAELRFVRVNDAFARLVGLPVDAVVGRSVLDVLPTIPPALLEAYRTVLVSGEPLRDFHYTVPTPHAPAGLAHRQCTAFPISGEEGVITHLLVTIEERTAQVLAQQARELGEIRMRRLQDLTSALSRAVTEQDVHQLILQEASRAAGAYAAMLIAPADGGTLFLIGATGYSDEILAPWRRFPAPGRLPVVDAVRQQRAVFLPASELRSTSPAAAAFLQPGTRAIAAVPLIAGDGVLAALTLSFEDERAITDENQVFIQAVAEQAAQAMERARLHDGQQRAHERAALLARVSETLSASLNVQVTLERITGLTIQHVADWCVVYQPAPQFDTLPPERQRLLPAAVAHRDPAMIDTLQGMLRRYPSDPRSPISNEHVYRTGRPLLVPTLSPEAIDALPGEERRAMVRSLGLHSLITVPLIANGRKLGVLGMATSSADRTLTQDDLHLAQELAHRAALALDVAQLYEAAALSEQRHRSLVEATSQIVWTRTSTGAFSEDQPAWRAFTGQTQEELLGWGWLDAVHPGDREHVQQVWRQAVESQSLYVVEQRLRRHDGHYRVMQARATPIPDRDGSVREWVGAHSDVTERVQAEAQLRGSEERFRRLVEASPMGIAIGTLDGTLHLPNDAYLHMLGFTRKTYEAGALNWAQHTPPEYREADARAFREAFERGVSEPYEKEMLRRDGTRFPVGLVLVRYDHHDETFVMGYVQDLSVQKAAERALREHGEELERRVQERTLALTERTAALDAFVRFAELASTTRLEDLTRHAVEVLRATIGSVSVAYYGRHGNLWKAESWSGDIPEEALTMIRAGIPLDQPTFAQAVQGREAHYTEVWDAKREGLGDSRMYGAGALYPFYLSEEPVGLLSMAMMQRQTWTGRDRAIFRAVGRSFALALERNEQTRLLRERTRELERSNAELERFAFVASHDLQEPLRTISSYSDLLHRRYGDQVDDRGRLFLKFLASGAQRMKVLIDDLLVFSRMNAVREPLRPTDANAALKEALGRLQALIEQAGARVEVSPLPAVLGDEGELAQLFQNLIGNAVKFRRPDEPPVVRVAASDAGDAWHFTVADNGIGIDSEYHERVFGLFQRLHTREEYEGTGLGLSIVRKIAERHGGRAWLNSEPSTGTTVHFTLCRVEHGLD, encoded by the coding sequence GTGCCCCCAGAGTCTCGCGTCTCCGCACCCCACTCCACCACGTCGTACCTCGACGTGCTCTTCGAGCAAGCGCGGACGGCACACGCGCTGTACAGCGCCGAGTTGCGCTTCGTTCGGGTCAATGACGCCTTTGCACGTCTGGTGGGCCTCCCGGTGGACGCCGTCGTGGGCCGCTCCGTTCTGGACGTCCTCCCCACCATCCCACCCGCACTTCTGGAGGCCTACCGCACGGTTCTGGTCAGTGGCGAGCCCCTGCGGGACTTTCACTACACCGTTCCCACGCCCCATGCTCCTGCCGGACTCGCCCACCGCCAGTGCACCGCCTTCCCGATCTCGGGGGAGGAGGGCGTCATCACCCACCTCCTGGTCACCATCGAGGAACGCACCGCGCAAGTGCTCGCACAGCAGGCGCGTGAGCTGGGCGAAATACGCATGCGGCGGCTTCAGGACCTCACGAGCGCCCTGTCCCGGGCCGTGACCGAGCAAGACGTCCACCAGCTCATCCTCCAGGAGGCCAGTCGCGCTGCAGGAGCCTACGCCGCGATGCTCATCGCCCCCGCCGACGGAGGCACGCTGTTCTTAATTGGGGCGACCGGTTACAGCGATGAGATCCTCGCTCCGTGGCGGCGCTTCCCTGCCCCGGGGCGTCTTCCCGTCGTCGACGCGGTCCGACAGCAGCGGGCGGTCTTCCTCCCGGCGTCCGAACTGCGGTCCACCTCCCCGGCTGCGGCCGCCTTCCTCCAACCCGGCACCCGCGCCATCGCGGCCGTCCCGCTCATCGCGGGAGACGGTGTGCTCGCCGCACTCACCCTGTCCTTTGAGGATGAGCGGGCCATCACGGACGAGAACCAGGTGTTCATCCAGGCCGTGGCCGAGCAGGCCGCGCAGGCGATGGAACGCGCCCGACTCCACGACGGGCAGCAGCGGGCCCACGAGCGCGCGGCGCTGCTTGCCCGGGTCAGCGAAACCCTCTCCGCTTCCCTCAATGTGCAGGTGACCCTGGAGCGCATCACTGGCCTGACCATTCAGCATGTCGCGGACTGGTGCGTGGTCTACCAGCCTGCCCCGCAGTTCGACACCCTTCCGCCGGAACGGCAGCGACTGCTGCCCGCCGCAGTCGCGCACCGCGATCCCGCAATGATCGACACGCTGCAGGGCATGCTGCGCCGTTACCCGAGCGATCCCCGCTCCCCCATCAGCAACGAACACGTCTACCGCACCGGCCGGCCCCTCTTGGTGCCGACCCTGTCTCCCGAAGCGATCGACGCACTTCCCGGGGAAGAGCGGCGCGCCATGGTCCGCTCCTTGGGGCTGCACTCGCTGATCACCGTGCCGCTTATCGCCAATGGCCGCAAACTCGGCGTGCTGGGCATGGCCACCTCCAGCGCAGACCGAACCCTCACGCAAGACGACCTGCACCTCGCGCAGGAACTCGCGCACCGCGCGGCCCTCGCCCTCGACGTCGCGCAACTCTACGAGGCAGCTGCGCTCAGCGAGCAGCGTCACCGCTCCCTGGTCGAGGCGACCTCGCAGATCGTGTGGACCCGTACGTCCACAGGAGCGTTCAGCGAGGACCAGCCCGCCTGGCGTGCGTTCACTGGTCAGACGCAGGAGGAACTGCTCGGGTGGGGATGGCTGGACGCCGTGCATCCGGGAGACCGCGAGCACGTCCAACAGGTCTGGCGACAGGCAGTGGAGTCGCAGTCCTTGTACGTCGTCGAGCAGCGCTTGCGGCGGCATGATGGGCACTACCGCGTGATGCAGGCGCGCGCGACTCCGATTCCGGACCGGGACGGCTCGGTCCGCGAGTGGGTTGGAGCGCACAGCGACGTCACCGAACGCGTGCAGGCGGAAGCCCAACTGCGCGGGAGTGAGGAGCGCTTCCGCCGGCTGGTCGAGGCGAGTCCCATGGGGATCGCCATCGGGACGCTTGACGGCACGCTCCACCTTCCGAACGACGCGTACCTCCATATGCTCGGCTTCACGCGGAAGACGTACGAGGCCGGGGCTTTGAACTGGGCCCAACACACCCCGCCCGAGTACCGGGAAGCGGACGCGCGGGCGTTTCGAGAGGCATTCGAGCGGGGCGTATCCGAACCCTACGAGAAAGAGATGCTTCGCCGGGACGGCACCCGCTTCCCCGTGGGGCTGGTGCTGGTCCGGTACGACCACCACGACGAGACGTTCGTGATGGGGTACGTGCAGGACCTCAGCGTGCAGAAAGCGGCGGAGCGCGCGCTGCGCGAGCATGGCGAGGAGCTCGAGCGCCGTGTCCAGGAACGCACCCTTGCCCTCACCGAACGTACTGCCGCGCTGGACGCGTTCGTCCGCTTCGCGGAGCTCGCGTCCACCACCCGTCTGGAGGACCTCACGCGTCACGCCGTGGAGGTGCTGCGCGCCACCATCGGTTCAGTCAGCGTCGCGTACTACGGGCGCCACGGAAACCTGTGGAAGGCTGAGTCGTGGTCCGGAGATATTCCGGAGGAGGCCCTCACCATGATCCGTGCGGGCATTCCTCTGGACCAGCCCACCTTCGCGCAGGCCGTGCAGGGGCGGGAAGCGCATTACACGGAGGTGTGGGACGCGAAGCGCGAAGGGCTCGGCGACTCGCGGATGTACGGCGCGGGCGCGCTGTATCCCTTCTATCTCAGCGAGGAGCCCGTGGGCCTGCTCAGCATGGCAATGATGCAGCGCCAGACGTGGACTGGCCGGGACAGGGCGATTTTCCGCGCGGTGGGGCGCAGCTTTGCCCTCGCCCTCGAACGCAACGAGCAGACCCGGCTGCTCCGCGAACGAACGCGCGAGCTGGAACGCTCCAACGCGGAGCTGGAGCGCTTTGCCTTCGTCGCGAGCCACGACCTGCAAGAACCCCTGCGCACGATTTCCAGTTACAGTGACCTCCTCCACAGGCGCTACGGGGACCAGGTGGATGACCGTGGACGCCTCTTCCTGAAGTTTCTGGCCAGCGGGGCGCAGCGCATGAAGGTTCTCATTGACGACCTGCTTGTGTTCTCCCGCATGAACGCCGTTCGTGAACCGCTCCGGCCCACCGACGCGAACGCTGCCCTAAAGGAAGCGCTCGGCCGGCTGCAGGCGCTGATCGAGCAGGCAGGCGCGCGCGTCGAAGTCAGCCCTCTTCCGGCGGTGCTGGGAGACGAGGGGGAACTCGCACAGCTGTTTCAGAATCTGATTGGGAACGCCGTGAAGTTCCGCCGTCCGGATGAGCCGCCCGTCGTGCGCGTTGCCGCGAGCGACGCGGGGGACGCGTGGCACTTTACGGTCGCCGACAACGGGATCGGGATCGACTCCGAGTACCACGAGCGGGTGTTCGGGTTGTTCCAGCGCCTCCACACGCGGGAGGAGTACGAGGGGACCGGGCTGGGGCTGTCGATCGTGCGCAAGATTGCCGAGCGGCACGGGGGGCGGGCGTGGCTGAACTCCGAGCCGAGCACCGGCACAACGGTGCACTTCACCCTCTGCCGGGTGGAACACGGCCTTGACTGA
- a CDS encoding putative bifunctional diguanylate cyclase/phosphodiesterase encodes MRLREVDSGHLQWARIGEDRLPDWLLAAVLLSTAAVQAAVVLDPRFHWNSALVLPEVSGFVLRVVATTWLLLTAGRPRSSWTWVSVIVADGLLLTWSFALIQVTQIGILLLLVAHLPFIGAILRGRQRGSAVAALLLPSGAILVQRASAASLWNLSDLLIFWVVALIVSISTVRATGALAAAEARMRELAARREHESLHDALTGLPNRRLYADRLAKAVPHAQRLGTDVAVLLIDLDRFGLINDSLGHKAGDDLLRAVGQRMLSALRQEDTLARWGGDEFVIIAQDVHGPADALTLAARLQETVRSPIDIGGQSLFVTLSIGIAFARGRCQDLDAVLREADTAMYRAKSHGHSTLEIFDEAMGEMAFRRMHLETQLRKDLSDHAPAFWVAYQPIVDPLTARIVGVEALARWHSHGQSVSPDEFIRIAEESDLIHDLGLRVLRTSLAATTVWSPLQPDLSLAVNVSPVQLRRADFCERVREALREQGLSPHLLCLEITEGALLESSSVSIRNLTELHQAGVRLAVDDFGSGYSSLSQLRRFAVHRLKADKSFAEDIPLLRAVADLGVALRCEVLAEGIETAEQRDTLVQLGYRLAQGYFWHKPRPASEIEHLLVRQAAQNTT; translated from the coding sequence ATGCGCTTACGTGAGGTGGATTCGGGCCATCTGCAGTGGGCCCGCATCGGCGAGGACCGGTTGCCCGACTGGCTACTGGCTGCAGTGCTGCTCAGCACCGCGGCCGTTCAGGCGGCCGTCGTGCTCGATCCAAGATTTCACTGGAACTCCGCGCTGGTCCTGCCCGAAGTGTCCGGCTTTGTGCTTCGGGTGGTGGCGACCACCTGGTTGCTTCTGACCGCAGGCCGTCCTCGGTCCTCCTGGACCTGGGTGAGCGTCATCGTGGCGGATGGCCTGTTGCTGACCTGGAGCTTTGCGCTGATTCAGGTAACGCAGATCGGCATCTTGCTGCTCCTCGTGGCGCATCTGCCCTTCATTGGCGCGATTTTGCGTGGGCGGCAGAGGGGGAGTGCGGTTGCCGCCCTGCTCCTGCCCTCCGGGGCAATTCTCGTCCAGCGCGCGTCGGCGGCGTCCTTGTGGAATCTGAGCGATCTGTTGATCTTCTGGGTGGTGGCGCTGATCGTCAGCATCAGTACGGTGCGGGCGACCGGAGCACTGGCCGCCGCGGAAGCGCGCATGCGGGAGTTGGCAGCACGCCGCGAGCATGAGTCGCTGCATGACGCCCTGACGGGGCTACCCAATCGGCGCCTCTATGCCGATCGCCTGGCCAAAGCCGTCCCTCACGCCCAGCGTCTTGGGACGGACGTGGCCGTGCTGCTCATTGACCTCGACCGCTTTGGCCTGATCAACGACAGCCTGGGCCACAAGGCAGGCGACGACCTGCTGCGGGCGGTGGGTCAGCGGATGTTATCCGCCTTGCGGCAGGAAGACACGCTGGCCCGCTGGGGAGGCGACGAGTTCGTCATCATCGCGCAGGACGTTCACGGGCCCGCCGATGCGCTGACCCTGGCCGCCCGTTTGCAAGAAACCGTGCGCTCCCCCATCGATATCGGCGGGCAGAGCCTCTTCGTCACCCTGAGCATCGGCATTGCCTTTGCCCGGGGACGCTGTCAGGACCTGGACGCCGTTTTGCGTGAAGCAGACACCGCGATGTACCGCGCCAAGAGCCACGGCCACTCTACCCTGGAGATCTTCGACGAGGCCATGGGTGAGATGGCCTTCCGCCGCATGCATCTGGAGACGCAGTTGCGCAAAGACCTCAGCGATCACGCCCCTGCCTTTTGGGTCGCCTACCAGCCGATCGTTGACCCGCTCACGGCCAGGATTGTCGGCGTTGAGGCACTGGCCCGCTGGCATTCCCATGGACAAAGCGTCTCCCCAGATGAGTTCATCCGAATTGCCGAGGAGTCTGATCTCATTCATGATCTCGGCCTGCGTGTTCTGCGCACCTCGCTGGCAGCCACCACCGTCTGGTCACCGCTTCAGCCTGACCTGTCCCTGGCGGTCAACGTCTCACCCGTGCAACTCCGGCGCGCGGACTTCTGCGAACGTGTTCGGGAAGCCCTCAGGGAACAGGGGCTGTCACCGCACCTGCTGTGCCTGGAGATTACCGAAGGTGCGCTCCTGGAGTCGAGCAGCGTGTCCATTCGCAACCTTACTGAACTGCACCAAGCCGGGGTCCGACTCGCGGTTGATGATTTTGGCAGTGGATACTCTTCTTTGTCCCAGCTGCGCCGGTTCGCTGTTCACCGGCTCAAAGCCGACAAATCTTTCGCTGAAGACATCCCGCTGCTTCGCGCGGTGGCTGACCTCGGCGTCGCCTTGCGGTGTGAAGTGCTTGCGGAGGGCATCGAGACCGCAGAGCAGCGCGACACCCTGGTGCAACTGGGGTACCGGCTGGCACAGGGCTACTTCTGGCATAAGCCCAGGCCCGCATCCGAGATCGAACACCTTCTGGTGCGTCAGGCGGCTCAGAACACCACCTGA
- a CDS encoding sigma-70 family RNA polymerase sigma factor, with protein sequence MTTRTATAEAPAQPARKRTRPQKNKVAPTAPTPSLGVQDQPARVPTQELEFTAQASPLLTDNLELEELELEEGEALEAAPTLSEEELILEVNPGAYLGDSLRQYLHEISRVALLSPPEELDLARRHEEGEEARQALEGAPDDLDARARRRLQRQVEDGVAAKQALIEANLRLVVSMAKKYTNRGLGMLDLIQEGNGGLIRAVEKFEYRRGYKFSTYATWWIRQSLTRAIADKSRTIRVPVHMVETINKLARTSRLLEMELSREPLDVEVAEAMGPGWDANKVEETQKIGREPVSLEAPVGEEGDSFYGDFLPDERFASPMQSASQTLLGEAMERAFNQLNEREALVVKLRHGFVDGREHTLEEVGQVLGVTRERVRQIENKALRKLKSQEGVSSDLLDFLD encoded by the coding sequence ATGACAACGAGGACAGCAACCGCCGAAGCGCCCGCGCAGCCCGCGCGAAAGCGCACACGTCCACAAAAGAACAAGGTGGCCCCCACGGCCCCGACTCCGTCTCTGGGCGTGCAGGATCAACCTGCGCGCGTTCCAACCCAGGAGCTGGAGTTCACCGCGCAGGCTTCTCCTCTGCTCACAGACAATCTGGAGTTGGAGGAACTGGAGCTGGAGGAGGGCGAGGCGCTGGAGGCGGCCCCCACCCTCAGTGAGGAAGAGTTGATCCTGGAGGTCAACCCTGGCGCCTACCTGGGCGACTCCCTGCGTCAGTACCTGCACGAGATCAGCCGCGTGGCGCTGCTGTCGCCCCCCGAGGAGCTGGACCTGGCCCGCCGCCACGAGGAGGGCGAGGAAGCGCGCCAGGCGCTCGAAGGCGCGCCGGATGACCTTGACGCGCGCGCCCGTCGCCGCCTGCAACGTCAGGTGGAGGACGGCGTAGCGGCCAAGCAGGCGCTGATTGAGGCAAACCTGCGCCTGGTCGTCAGCATGGCGAAAAAGTACACCAACCGGGGCCTGGGCATGCTCGACCTGATTCAGGAGGGGAACGGGGGCCTGATCCGCGCGGTGGAGAAGTTCGAGTACCGCCGGGGCTACAAGTTCTCCACCTACGCCACCTGGTGGATTCGCCAGTCGCTGACCCGCGCCATCGCCGACAAGTCGCGCACCATCCGTGTGCCCGTGCATATGGTCGAGACCATCAACAAATTGGCCCGCACCTCGCGCCTGTTGGAGATGGAGCTGTCCCGCGAGCCGCTGGATGTGGAGGTCGCTGAGGCCATGGGACCGGGCTGGGACGCCAACAAGGTGGAGGAGACCCAGAAGATTGGCCGCGAGCCGGTCTCGCTCGAGGCCCCGGTGGGCGAGGAGGGTGACAGCTTCTACGGTGATTTCCTGCCCGACGAGCGCTTTGCCTCGCCGATGCAGAGCGCCAGCCAGACCCTGCTGGGAGAGGCGATGGAGCGGGCCTTCAACCAGTTGAACGAGCGCGAGGCGCTGGTCGTCAAGCTGCGCCACGGCTTTGTGGACGGGCGCGAACACACCCTGGAGGAAGTGGGCCAGGTGCTGGGCGTGACGCGCGAGCGCGTGCGGCAGATCGAGAACAAGGCGCTGCGTAAGCTCAAATCTCAGGAGGGCGTGAGCAGCGACCTGCTCGACTTCCTCGACTGA
- a CDS encoding transposase: protein MGKQRKTWATDTKEQIVLAVLGGQLSVAEAARQHGVNESLIHTWKAQFLEAGRARLAGDRQGDRQTELERENERLKVLVGEKELALQIAKKVRGL, encoded by the coding sequence ATGGGCAAGCAACGGAAAACTTGGGCAACGGACACGAAAGAGCAGATTGTTCTGGCCGTCCTCGGCGGGCAACTCAGCGTTGCTGAGGCGGCACGACAGCATGGTGTCAACGAGAGCCTGATCCATACCTGGAAGGCCCAGTTCCTGGAGGCAGGCCGTGCCCGCCTCGCCGGAGATCGTCAGGGCGACCGGCAGACCGAGCTGGAACGCGAGAACGAACGCCTCAAGGTGTTGGTCGGCGAGAAGGAATTGGCCTTGCAGATCGCAAAAAAAGTGCGGGGTCTCTGA